One segment of Humidesulfovibrio mexicanus DNA contains the following:
- a CDS encoding AlbA family DNA-binding domain-containing protein has protein sequence MTPGRYRLVQWTIALGTLLLAVALGLCARELGRNAERSGLLLTLDGLEARLALISSSMAETVFLSRHVAAAEGEPLTTRGLDRLYRPVVSRLRFIDSVLVTRGSETLLHLRRDGGRVVSLPQETVPFAVEIASRLALRPPTRPDVPDGPDALAVPQGLGSVHKGDGDLLWSPGPAGGQAKRVFASLRLPDDNGRPVVATFGVDLSGLDDPLRTTSGEESGVIIFGYGDTLVGALGPGGFTAPRDGLLQGVAGAAAEAFAASGRDYLEVVEFAWEGKSWRGVFDKLALIDRTSFVGYAVPRGKAQGSLGWGPDLLWALSGVSVVIGVFALLALALVRRRMRAGLLTVGLDRPLAEADVLAVIRAGEREDVEFKSTLRVNLYSGKADKRIELACLKTIAAFLNSKGGVLLVGVEDTGAVLGTEADGFPSRDRLLLHFVNLFNQHIGAEHARFVSAQAVNVEDRVVLAVTCRKAETPVIVKSGEDEHYFVRVGPATNELSLSQVVALLRK, from the coding sequence ATGACGCCGGGACGATACCGCCTGGTGCAATGGACCATCGCACTGGGGACCCTGCTGCTGGCCGTGGCCCTTGGGTTGTGCGCGCGTGAGCTTGGGCGCAACGCGGAGCGCAGCGGGCTTTTGCTGACCCTTGATGGCCTTGAGGCCAGACTGGCGCTTATTTCCAGTTCCATGGCCGAGACCGTGTTTCTTTCGCGTCATGTGGCTGCTGCGGAGGGCGAGCCCCTCACCACGCGAGGCCTGGACCGTCTGTACCGGCCCGTGGTGTCGCGCCTGCGCTTCATCGATTCCGTGCTGGTGACGCGCGGGAGCGAGACCCTGCTGCACCTGCGGCGCGATGGCGGGCGTGTGGTGTCGTTGCCGCAGGAGACCGTTCCCTTTGCCGTGGAGATCGCCTCCCGGCTTGCCTTGCGTCCGCCCACCCGGCCCGATGTCCCGGACGGTCCAGACGCCCTCGCAGTTCCACAAGGCTTGGGGTCGGTGCACAAGGGCGATGGCGACCTTCTCTGGTCGCCGGGGCCCGCTGGGGGGCAGGCCAAACGCGTGTTCGCCAGTCTGCGCCTGCCCGATGACAATGGACGCCCCGTTGTCGCCACCTTCGGGGTGGACCTGTCCGGGCTGGACGATCCGCTGCGGACCACAAGCGGCGAGGAGTCCGGGGTCATTATTTTCGGATACGGCGACACGCTTGTGGGCGCCCTTGGACCGGGCGGGTTCACCGCACCGCGGGACGGGCTTCTGCAAGGCGTTGCAGGGGCCGCGGCCGAAGCCTTCGCCGCTTCCGGGCGCGATTATCTGGAAGTGGTGGAGTTTGCGTGGGAAGGCAAGAGCTGGCGCGGAGTGTTCGACAAGCTGGCCCTCATCGACCGTACATCCTTCGTGGGCTACGCCGTGCCGCGCGGCAAGGCCCAGGGCTCCCTCGGCTGGGGGCCGGACCTGCTTTGGGCGCTGTCGGGCGTGAGCGTCGTCATCGGCGTGTTCGCGCTGCTTGCCCTTGCTCTGGTGCGGCGGCGTATGCGCGCGGGCCTGCTTACCGTTGGCCTGGACCGGCCGCTTGCCGAGGCCGATGTCCTGGCTGTCATCCGCGCCGGGGAGCGCGAGGACGTGGAATTCAAATCCACCCTGCGCGTGAACCTGTACTCCGGCAAGGCCGACAAGCGCATTGAGCTGGCCTGTCTCAAGACCATCGCCGCCTTTTTGAATTCCAAGGGCGGGGTGCTGCTGGTGGGCGTGGAGGACACCGGAGCGGTGCTCGGCACCGAGGCCGACGGGTTTCCCAGCCGCGACCGCCTGCTGCTACATTTTGTGAATCTGTTCAACCAGCATATCGGCGCAGAGCACGCACGCTTTGTTTCGGCACAGGCCGTGAACGTTGAGGATCGGGTCGTGCTGGCCGTCACGTGCCGCAAGGCCGAAACGCCGGTCATCGTCAAGAGCGGGGAGGACGAGCACTATTTCGTGCGCGTTGGACCGGCCACAAACGAACTCAGCCTGAGCCAGGTTGTCGCCTTGCTGCGCAAGTAG
- a CDS encoding universal stress protein: MDVMYRKILVPVDSSEHSRRALQHAIAVARCQETHVALLHCLGRIPMLIGGEPREELLREMEREARKLLAPYAKRLREAGIEPALFIKEGRPGDCIVREAQSGDYDLIVMGSRGLSDLQGMLMGSDAHRVLSSSHCPVLLIR; the protein is encoded by the coding sequence ATGGATGTGATGTACAGGAAGATTCTTGTTCCCGTCGACAGCTCAGAACATTCCCGCCGGGCGCTGCAGCACGCCATCGCCGTGGCCCGCTGCCAGGAGACTCACGTCGCCCTGCTGCACTGCCTGGGGCGCATCCCCATGCTTATTGGCGGCGAGCCCCGTGAAGAACTGCTGCGGGAGATGGAGCGAGAGGCGAGAAAACTGCTGGCTCCCTACGCCAAGCGCCTGCGCGAGGCGGGCATCGAACCGGCCCTGTTCATCAAGGAGGGGCGTCCGGGCGACTGCATAGTCCGCGAGGCCCAAAGCGGTGATTATGACCTCATCGTCATGGGGTCGCGCGGGCTCTCCGATCTGCAGGGGATGCTCATGGGCAGCGACGCCCACCGCGTGCTGTCATCGTCCCATTGCCCCGTTCTTCTGATACGCTGA
- a CDS encoding type IV pilus twitching motility protein PilT, translated as METFTKIITACYEKGYSDLHITGGHPLVCRRDGEVFFQKQHVLSHQYVDALVDRILNQRQKRQLKEHWSTDLALSVEDKRLRINAFSSHRGVSLAIRFLPSVIPDLDSLNLHPSLKDFCAARSGLLLICGSTGSGKTTTIAALINEINNTRACHVMTLEDPIEYLFTSRMAFIEQRELGKHFHSYQQGLLDVLRQAPDVIVVGEMRAPETIQLSLDAAESGHLVIATMHAGTHEEAVNRMCSLSTLAGEHIRLQLAQSLAGIVNQQLLYMPRLKHSVPLLSILRNTRAIATLIRENKLSQLDSTLETCKAKGMFTFAAYRDDYLAARTDFRQPQVLHATAPGNAPREHSSRLFDYDYRPCPGAAPQPSRRQEPDEPQTVFDGGDIDDYISELERRSS; from the coding sequence ATGGAAACGTTCACCAAGATCATCACCGCCTGTTATGAAAAAGGCTATTCGGACCTGCATATCACTGGCGGCCATCCGCTTGTGTGCCGACGCGACGGCGAGGTTTTCTTTCAGAAACAGCATGTGCTGTCGCACCAGTATGTGGATGCTCTGGTGGATCGCATTCTCAACCAGAGGCAAAAACGTCAGCTCAAGGAACACTGGTCCACGGACCTCGCCCTTTCGGTCGAGGATAAGCGCCTGCGCATCAACGCCTTCAGCTCCCACAGGGGGGTGAGCCTGGCCATACGCTTCCTGCCGTCCGTGATTCCCGACCTGGACAGCCTGAACCTGCACCCTTCCCTCAAGGATTTTTGCGCCGCTCGTTCGGGATTGCTGCTCATTTGCGGCAGCACGGGCAGCGGCAAGACCACCACCATCGCCGCGCTCATCAACGAGATCAACAACACCAGGGCGTGTCACGTCATGACCCTGGAGGACCCTATCGAGTACCTGTTCACCTCGCGCATGGCCTTCATCGAGCAGCGTGAGCTGGGCAAGCATTTCCATTCCTATCAGCAGGGGCTGCTCGACGTGCTGCGCCAGGCTCCGGACGTCATCGTGGTGGGCGAGATGCGCGCCCCGGAAACCATACAGCTTTCCCTGGACGCCGCCGAGTCCGGGCATCTGGTCATCGCCACCATGCACGCCGGCACCCACGAGGAAGCGGTGAACCGCATGTGCAGCCTGAGCACCCTCGCCGGGGAGCATATCCGCCTTCAGTTGGCGCAAAGTCTGGCGGGCATTGTGAACCAGCAACTGCTGTACATGCCGCGGCTCAAGCATTCGGTGCCGCTGCTGTCCATCCTGCGCAACACCAGGGCCATCGCGACCCTCATCCGCGAGAACAAGCTTTCCCAGTTGGACAGCACGCTGGAGACGTGCAAGGCGAAGGGCATGTTCACCTTCGCCGCCTACCGCGACGACTACCTCGCCGCGCGCACGGACTTCCGGCAGCCGCAGGTGCTCCACGCCACCGCCCCCGGCAACGCCCCGCGCGAGCATTCCTCGCGCTTGTTCGACTACGATTATCGCCCCTGTCCTGGCGCAGCGCCTCAGCCATCGCGGCGCCAGGAGCCGGACGAGCCGCAGACCGTGTTCGACGGCGGGGACATCGACGACTACATTTCGGAACTGGAACGCCGCTCATCGTGA
- a CDS encoding PAS domain S-box protein, with amino-acid sequence MPIWAVYALAVCAPLLTLGLRSALSVDFGERPLLILFMAPIGVVALLGGLWPGVLATALCALGINLQAIPPEGSLAIVAGHDLLQWLALIFTGLLVSVLSERHLRARRVLAESESSYRILFESMNEGLCVLELVRDASGTPVDYRILDVNPAYERILGVKRTEVLGRRVVEAFGLAEPPNLHAFVAMLQRGRPVSFDTHVPGLDKHFRVSAFPMRDEVFGVVFQDVTQRRLSEVALYASERRYRELFDRAPIPLCSVDAQGRVLNVNQRFVLAFGCSLEDIPTLEQWWGFVCPDEERRQEASQALLDDMRGSAPAGVAAPRMYLLAGRDRKPREYLVTAIATGDGFVATFSDISERLRAEEALRRSELTFRTVADFTYDWEYWRGVDGRMIWASPSCERVCGYTAAEFMSDSDLVFRIIHPDDKARYHCHLEDHAYPGRELCTMDLRIITRSGETIWVNHKCVSIVREDGEPLGRRVCNTDITDRKRMELALADARDVAEASNRAKGEFLANMSHEIRTPLNGMLGMLQLLQGDPASEDRQEYVDMALGAGRRLLGLLNDILDFSSMEAGRLALHLAPLRLDVVFETVENIFRLACAPKGLGLSFRVWPGTPEVLLGDEARIRQILFNLVGNAVKFTPSGEVRVEAWSAPHPREPRSVMLYLSVCDTGIGIPDGQVDHVFRRFTQSDASFARKYEGAGLGLAIVKRLADLMGGEIVVDTEVGRGTSIHLRLVLELPEEFASTSPEARTASKAVAGPLRLLLVEDEEVGRLAIRTMLTRMGHMAVTAENGLEAVRAFAEGNFDCVLMDIQMPELDGVEATQRIRAIQNTGTKPWTPVIALTAYAMAGDRERFLAAGMDGYLSKPVQEGELASILSSLPVRG; translated from the coding sequence ATGCCGATCTGGGCTGTATACGCCTTGGCTGTTTGCGCGCCCCTGCTCACGCTTGGCCTTCGTTCCGCTCTTTCCGTCGATTTCGGCGAGCGGCCCCTGCTCATCCTGTTCATGGCGCCCATCGGCGTGGTCGCGCTGCTCGGCGGCCTTTGGCCCGGCGTGCTGGCCACGGCGCTTTGCGCGTTGGGCATCAACCTGCAGGCCATCCCCCCGGAAGGCAGTCTCGCCATCGTGGCCGGGCACGACCTGCTCCAATGGCTGGCGCTCATTTTCACCGGCCTGCTCGTCAGCGTCTTGAGCGAGCGGCATCTGCGGGCGCGACGGGTGTTGGCCGAGAGCGAGTCGAGCTATAGGATCCTGTTCGAGTCCATGAACGAGGGCCTGTGCGTGCTGGAGCTGGTGCGCGATGCCTCCGGCACGCCAGTTGATTATCGCATTCTGGACGTGAACCCCGCCTATGAACGGATTCTTGGGGTGAAGCGGACGGAGGTTCTGGGGCGGCGGGTGGTGGAGGCGTTCGGTCTGGCCGAGCCGCCGAATCTTCACGCCTTCGTCGCCATGCTCCAGCGAGGGCGGCCAGTCTCTTTCGATACCCATGTTCCCGGTTTAGATAAGCATTTCCGTGTTTCCGCCTTCCCCATGCGGGACGAAGTGTTCGGCGTGGTCTTTCAGGACGTGACCCAGCGTCGGCTCTCCGAAGTCGCCCTGTACGCAAGCGAGCGCCGTTATCGAGAATTGTTCGATCGCGCGCCGATCCCGCTCTGTTCCGTGGATGCCCAGGGGCGTGTGCTCAATGTGAACCAGCGCTTTGTACTGGCGTTCGGCTGTTCCCTGGAGGACATCCCCACCCTGGAACAATGGTGGGGCTTCGTTTGTCCGGACGAGGAGCGCCGCCAGGAGGCCAGCCAGGCCTTGCTGGACGACATGCGCGGGAGCGCCCCAGCGGGAGTGGCCGCTCCGCGCATGTACCTGTTGGCCGGGCGCGACCGGAAGCCGCGCGAGTACCTTGTCACTGCAATCGCCACCGGAGACGGCTTCGTCGCCACCTTCAGCGATATCAGCGAGCGTTTGCGCGCCGAAGAAGCCCTGCGGCGCAGCGAGCTGACCTTCCGCACGGTGGCGGACTTCACGTATGACTGGGAGTACTGGCGCGGCGTCGATGGCCGCATGATCTGGGCCTCTCCCTCCTGCGAACGCGTATGCGGCTATACCGCGGCCGAGTTCATGTCTGACAGCGATCTCGTTTTCCGCATCATCCACCCGGACGACAAGGCTCGTTATCATTGCCACCTTGAGGACCACGCATATCCCGGCAGGGAGTTGTGCACCATGGACCTGCGCATCATCACCAGGTCTGGCGAGACCATCTGGGTGAACCACAAATGCGTCAGCATCGTCCGGGAGGACGGCGAGCCTCTTGGACGCCGGGTATGCAACACGGACATAACCGATCGCAAGCGCATGGAGCTGGCCCTGGCAGACGCCCGTGACGTGGCCGAGGCCTCGAACCGCGCCAAGGGCGAGTTCTTGGCCAACATGAGCCATGAGATACGAACCCCGTTGAACGGTATGCTGGGGATGCTCCAACTGCTGCAGGGCGACCCCGCGAGCGAGGATCGCCAGGAGTATGTCGACATGGCCCTTGGCGCCGGGCGCAGGCTGCTTGGGCTGCTGAACGACATCCTGGACTTTTCGAGCATGGAGGCTGGAAGGCTTGCGCTGCACCTCGCCCCCTTGCGCCTGGATGTGGTGTTCGAGACCGTGGAGAACATCTTCCGCCTGGCCTGTGCGCCCAAGGGGCTTGGGCTGTCCTTTCGGGTTTGGCCCGGCACGCCGGAGGTTCTTCTGGGCGACGAGGCGAGGATTCGCCAGATACTGTTCAATCTCGTGGGCAACGCGGTGAAGTTCACCCCGAGCGGCGAGGTCCGGGTGGAGGCCTGGAGCGCCCCCCATCCCCGCGAGCCCCGGTCGGTGATGCTCTATCTCAGCGTCTGCGACACGGGCATCGGCATACCGGACGGGCAGGTGGACCATGTGTTCCGGCGCTTCACCCAGTCTGATGCAAGTTTTGCGCGCAAGTACGAGGGCGCGGGGCTTGGTTTGGCCATAGTCAAACGTCTGGCCGATCTCATGGGCGGCGAGATCGTTGTGGACACCGAGGTCGGTCGGGGGACGAGCATCCATCTGCGGCTTGTGCTGGAGCTCCCAGAAGAATTCGCGTCGACATCGCCTGAGGCGCGGACAGCATCCAAAGCTGTTGCGGGGCCGTTGCGACTGTTGCTGGTTGAGGACGAGGAGGTGGGACGCCTGGCCATCCGCACCATGCTCACCCGCATGGGGCACATGGCCGTGACCGCCGAAAACGGCCTGGAGGCGGTGCGGGCCTTTGCCGAGGGGAATTTCGACTGTGTGCTCATGGACATCCAGATGCCAGAGTTGGACGGCGTGGAGGCGACCCAGCGCATTCGTGCCATTCAGAACACTGGCACCAAGCCTTGGACCCCGGTCATTGCGCTGACTGCGTATGCCATGGCCGGGGACCGCGAGCGTTTTCTGGCGGCCGGCATGGACGGGTATTTGAGCAAACCAGTTCAAGAGGGCGAACTTGCCTCGATACTGTCCTCGCTGCCCGTGCGCGGCTGA
- a CDS encoding O-methyltransferase, which translates to MFRDIPQSVEVTQGHMKALEAWRKAQGVEPQRLLPQVEPEAGKLLALLLANCPPGDAAELGTGAGYSALWLALACRATGRKLVTFEPDPAKVELARHCLDTAGVFDVVELRQEDGVAGLDSLSGLSFCFIDAGPECAREAFETALAALPRGGLVIVGEAVSGAERFPQFLLDVEVDPRVDAVTLPLGAGLLICRKVS; encoded by the coding sequence ATGTTCAGAGATATTCCCCAGTCCGTCGAGGTCACCCAGGGACACATGAAGGCCCTGGAAGCCTGGCGCAAGGCGCAGGGCGTGGAGCCCCAGCGGCTTTTGCCGCAGGTGGAGCCGGAAGCGGGCAAGCTGCTGGCCTTGCTGCTGGCCAATTGTCCGCCGGGCGATGCGGCAGAACTGGGCACGGGCGCTGGCTATTCCGCCCTGTGGCTGGCCCTGGCCTGCCGCGCCACAGGCCGCAAACTGGTCACCTTCGAGCCGGACCCGGCAAAGGTCGAGCTTGCCCGGCACTGCCTGGACACCGCGGGGGTGTTCGACGTGGTGGAGCTGCGGCAGGAGGACGGCGTGGCCGGCCTGGACTCCCTGTCCGGATTGTCCTTCTGCTTCATCGACGCCGGGCCGGAGTGCGCGCGGGAGGCCTTTGAAACGGCCCTGGCGGCCCTGCCCCGTGGCGGGCTCGTCATTGTGGGCGAGGCCGTGAGCGGGGCGGAGCGCTTTCCGCAGTTTCTCCTGGATGTGGAGGTGGACCCGCGCGTGGATGCGGTGACCTTGCCTCTTGGAGCAGGGCTGCTCATCTGCCGCAAGGTGTCATAG
- a CDS encoding AraC family transcriptional regulator, translating into MPDTTSTSSPNSCRPCSSGGRTPRAGRPRLVCPAHLPGVCLVMADRHPPEQPRHAHDSLTVGLVTNGTRSISTAEGHTQVALGEVFSLPQGLAHSCTACGPCAYLAFSFTEASLPLGFPTRLPLRIADAGLAACLAELAACCERAAGALEIQSMLAEVLERLADHGVETPCATRPDREEMTRAVATAREIIEKEDGQGVGLEELAQSCGVDAYALHRAFTRLVGLPPHAFQTHARLRRAKRQLREGMAPAEAAIEAGFCDQSHLNRHFARVVGLTPAQYARAYARRKCPPL; encoded by the coding sequence ATGCCGGACACGACCTCTACATCCTCGCCAAATTCGTGCCGCCCCTGCTCTAGCGGCGGACGAACTCCGCGCGCCGGGCGGCCAAGGCTGGTCTGCCCGGCGCATTTGCCTGGGGTGTGTCTGGTCATGGCCGACCGGCACCCGCCAGAGCAGCCGCGCCATGCCCACGATTCCCTCACCGTGGGCCTCGTCACCAACGGAACGCGCAGCATCAGCACGGCGGAGGGCCATACGCAAGTCGCTCTAGGCGAGGTGTTCTCCCTGCCGCAAGGTCTGGCCCATTCTTGCACGGCGTGCGGCCCCTGCGCCTACCTCGCCTTCAGCTTCACGGAGGCCTCGCTGCCGTTGGGCTTCCCCACCCGCCTTCCCCTGCGCATTGCGGACGCTGGCCTGGCCGCCTGCCTTGCGGAGCTGGCGGCGTGCTGCGAACGCGCCGCTGGCGCGCTGGAAATCCAATCCATGCTGGCGGAAGTGCTGGAACGCCTGGCCGACCACGGCGTCGAAACGCCATGCGCCACAAGACCGGATCGGGAAGAAATGACGCGCGCGGTGGCAACAGCGCGAGAAATCATCGAGAAAGAGGACGGCCAGGGTGTGGGACTGGAAGAACTGGCACAGAGCTGCGGCGTGGACGCCTATGCCCTGCACCGGGCCTTCACGCGTCTGGTCGGCCTGCCTCCGCACGCCTTTCAGACCCATGCGCGTTTGCGGCGCGCCAAGCGCCAGTTGCGCGAAGGAATGGCCCCGGCGGAAGCGGCCATCGAAGCGGGATTCTGCGACCAGAGCCACCTGAACCGGCACTTTGCGCGGGTGGTTGGCCTTACCCCGGCGCAGTATGCCAGGGCTTACGCGCGGCGGAAATGCCCCCCCCTATGA
- a CDS encoding cupin domain-containing protein, translating into MPNDLSLLPGTMRLAAPGREKDLAALPWNPHASFPGVALKHLLTAADTDGAMSAHLVRVEAGCVLEEHTHPANMELHEVVAGAGTCLLAGDSVRYEPGVCGLMPAGVRHAVRADAGHDLYILAKFVPPLL; encoded by the coding sequence ATGCCCAACGATCTTTCCCTTCTGCCCGGGACCATGCGTCTGGCCGCACCGGGCCGCGAAAAGGATCTTGCCGCCCTGCCTTGGAACCCGCACGCGAGCTTTCCTGGCGTTGCCCTCAAGCACCTGCTCACCGCTGCGGATACGGACGGAGCCATGAGTGCGCACCTGGTACGGGTGGAGGCTGGCTGCGTCCTTGAGGAACACACGCACCCCGCCAACATGGAACTGCACGAGGTTGTGGCCGGGGCGGGAACCTGCCTATTGGCGGGCGACAGCGTACGCTACGAGCCCGGCGTCTGCGGGCTGATGCCAGCGGGCGTGCGCCATGCAGTGAGGGCCGATGCCGGACACGACCTCTACATCCTCGCCAAATTCGTGCCGCCCCTGCTCTAG
- the folD gene encoding bifunctional methylenetetrahydrofolate dehydrogenase/methenyltetrahydrofolate cyclohydrolase FolD, with amino-acid sequence MILLDGKATAQSIRTELKAEVAGLTPRHGRAPGLAVILVGEDPASQVYVRNKERACAEVGIASFPHRLPDDTTQQDLEALIARLNADEAVDGILLQLPVPKGLDSRRCLERIRPDKDVDGFHPENMGRLAQGLPGFAPCTPAGVMELLRRYGLSPRGKRAVVVGRSNIVGRPLSIMLSQPGEYGDATVTLCHSRTPDLAEQCRQADFLFAAIGRPKFITCDMVKPGAVVVDVGINRVDDCLMGDCDFECICSSAGAMTPVPGGIGPMTIAMLMQNAVLAYKAHVGA; translated from the coding sequence ATGATCCTGCTCGACGGCAAAGCCACCGCCCAGTCCATCCGCACAGAACTCAAGGCCGAAGTGGCCGGGCTGACGCCCAGGCATGGTCGCGCGCCAGGGCTGGCCGTCATCCTTGTGGGCGAGGATCCGGCCTCCCAGGTGTATGTGCGCAACAAGGAACGCGCCTGCGCCGAGGTGGGCATCGCCTCCTTCCCGCACAGGCTCCCGGACGACACCACGCAGCAGGACCTGGAGGCCCTCATCGCCAGGCTCAACGCCGACGAGGCCGTGGACGGCATCCTGCTCCAGCTTCCCGTGCCCAAGGGCCTGGACAGCCGCCGCTGCCTGGAGCGCATCCGTCCGGACAAGGACGTGGACGGCTTCCACCCGGAGAACATGGGCCGACTGGCCCAGGGGCTGCCCGGCTTCGCACCCTGCACCCCGGCCGGGGTCATGGAGCTGCTGCGGCGCTACGGGCTCTCCCCGCGCGGCAAGCGCGCCGTGGTGGTGGGCCGCAGCAACATCGTGGGCCGTCCGTTGTCCATCATGCTTTCCCAGCCTGGCGAGTACGGCGACGCCACCGTGACCCTGTGCCACTCCCGCACGCCCGACTTGGCCGAGCAGTGCAGGCAGGCCGACTTCCTCTTCGCCGCCATAGGCAGGCCCAAGTTCATCACCTGCGACATGGTCAAGCCCGGCGCCGTGGTGGTGGACGTGGGCATCAACCGCGTGGACGACTGCCTCATGGGCGACTGCGACTTCGAGTGCATCTGCTCCAGCGCCGGGGCCATGACTCCGGTGCCCGGCGGCATCGGCCCCATGACCATCGCCATGCTGATGCAAAACGCCGTGCTGGCGTACAAGGCCCATGTGGGCGCGTAG
- a CDS encoding OmpA family protein, with the protein MNARKLLLLAVLVALPLLAACGKPRNVVLLLPDPDGHVGQVSITNTAGATRLTQAGTAVRVADAQSAPSAPETLSEAETEALFGPARRALPEKPVRFVLYFDSETTRLTRESQALLPQVLATAKDRDSRDIAVVGHASAAGDENYNIDISRRRAESVRKLLIKAGLPSEGIEVASHGSANPLVVSANPHEPRNRRVEVTVR; encoded by the coding sequence ATGAACGCGCGCAAGCTGCTGCTCTTGGCCGTGCTTGTGGCGCTGCCGCTGCTGGCGGCGTGCGGCAAGCCGCGCAACGTGGTGCTGCTCCTGCCTGATCCCGATGGCCACGTGGGCCAGGTGAGCATAACCAACACGGCTGGCGCGACCCGGCTGACCCAGGCGGGGACAGCCGTGCGCGTGGCCGATGCCCAATCCGCTCCATCCGCGCCGGAAACGCTTTCCGAGGCCGAAACCGAAGCCCTTTTCGGTCCGGCCCGCCGGGCTTTGCCGGAAAAGCCGGTGCGCTTCGTCCTGTATTTCGATAGCGAGACCACCCGGCTCACCAGGGAGTCCCAGGCCCTGCTGCCGCAGGTACTGGCGACCGCCAAGGACCGGGACTCCCGCGACATCGCCGTTGTGGGCCACGCCAGCGCCGCCGGAGACGAAAACTACAATATCGACATCTCGCGCAGGCGTGCGGAATCCGTGCGCAAACTGCTGATCAAGGCAGGGCTGCCGTCGGAGGGCATCGAAGTGGCGTCGCACGGTTCGGCCAATCCTCTCGTGGTAAGCGCCAACCCGCACGAACCAAGAAACCGCCGGGTGGAAGTCACCGTCCGCTGA
- a CDS encoding FecR family protein, translating into MSPHPPSRYATKAVLSALALFCLCSLSSNSVLAADAPAGSVKSVAGEALVTRAGAAAPLKIGDRVYERDVLTTGKGATLGLVLRDNSTLSLGPGSRLVVERFLFEPEKGALAQVLKLSRGSMAAVSGEIVKLNPEVAKIETPVYSVGIRGTHVLLNVEPGLETAEDKAQVTGAAK; encoded by the coding sequence ATGTCACCGCATCCACCAAGCCGATACGCCACAAAAGCGGTGCTGTCCGCCCTGGCCCTGTTCTGTCTGTGTTCCCTTTCCTCGAACTCCGTCCTTGCGGCCGATGCTCCTGCCGGAAGCGTCAAGTCCGTTGCGGGCGAGGCGCTGGTCACGCGCGCCGGGGCCGCCGCCCCCCTCAAAATCGGGGACCGGGTCTATGAAAGGGATGTGCTCACCACGGGCAAGGGCGCCACTCTGGGGCTTGTGCTGCGCGACAACTCCACCCTGTCGCTCGGCCCAGGCAGCCGCCTGGTGGTGGAACGCTTCCTTTTCGAACCGGAGAAGGGGGCGCTGGCCCAGGTGCTCAAGCTCTCACGCGGATCCATGGCCGCGGTGAGCGGAGAAATCGTGAAGCTCAACCCGGAGGTGGCCAAGATCGAAACGCCGGTCTATTCCGTCGGCATACGCGGCACGCACGTTCTGCTGAACGTCGAACCCGGCCTGGAGACCGCCGAGGACAAGGCCCAGGTGACGGGGGCAGCCAAATGA
- a CDS encoding prepilin peptidase, with protein MTAVSALPNALALPLAALLGLALGSFAACAGHRLARGGSVLSPARSHCPACGHTLSWRENLPLLGWLLLGGKCRSCKTPIPARYPLAELASALFALAAAAVFGTTPHLAAALLFGTLFLVLSLIDLEIRLLPDRLTLPGAAVALACSALLPPLWTLGIGWERAFLGALLGGGGLWGVSELYRRLRGVDGLGLGDAKLMLLIGALLGPAAVGITLFAGALLALPGGIAAMRTSNGRGMQTSLPFGPFLCAGAAGYLLAGPWLLHWWLGLPLP; from the coding sequence ATGACCGCAGTTTCCGCGCTGCCCAACGCCCTTGCCCTGCCGCTGGCGGCGCTCTTGGGCCTCGCCCTGGGCAGCTTCGCCGCCTGCGCGGGACACAGGCTTGCGCGCGGCGGCAGCGTGCTCTCCCCTGCGCGCTCCCACTGCCCGGCTTGCGGCCATACTCTTTCCTGGCGCGAGAACCTGCCGTTGCTGGGCTGGCTGCTCCTGGGCGGGAAATGCCGTTCCTGCAAAACGCCCATCCCGGCCCGGTATCCCCTCGCCGAGTTGGCGAGCGCCCTGTTCGCCCTTGCCGCGGCCGCCGTGTTCGGCACCACGCCGCACCTTGCGGCGGCGCTCCTGTTCGGCACGCTCTTCCTCGTGCTCTCCCTCATCGACCTGGAGATCCGTCTGCTGCCCGACCGGCTCACCCTGCCCGGCGCGGCGGTTGCGCTGGCCTGTTCCGCCCTGCTGCCGCCCCTGTGGACGCTGGGCATCGGATGGGAGCGGGCGTTCCTGGGCGCCCTGCTCGGCGGGGGCGGTCTCTGGGGCGTTTCGGAACTCTACCGCCGACTGCGCGGGGTGGACGGCCTTGGCCTGGGCGACGCCAAGCTCATGCTGCTGATTGGCGCGCTCCTTGGCCCAGCCGCCGTGGGCATCACCCTCTTCGCCGGGGCGCTGCTGGCCCTTCCTGGCGGAATCGCCGCCATGCGAACCTCCAATGGCCGGGGGATGCAGACCAGCCTCCCCTTTGGCCCCTTCCTGTGCGCCGGGGCCGCAGGATATCTGCTGGCAGGGCCATGGCTGCTGCACTGGTGGCTGGGACTGCCCCTGCCCTAG